One part of the Haliaeetus albicilla chromosome 9, bHalAlb1.1, whole genome shotgun sequence genome encodes these proteins:
- the STRIT1 gene encoding sarcoplasmic/endoplasmic reticulum calcium ATPase regulator DWORF, whose product MAEPAQVPLSRLIVPILLAVGWIVGCALMVYIVFS is encoded by the coding sequence cccAAGTCCCGCTTTCACGTCTCATTGTACCTATACTCCTTGCAGTTGGCTGGATAGTGGGTTGTGCACTAATGGTTTACATTGTCTTCTCTTGA